From the genome of Sporomusa sphaeroides DSM 2875:
ACACTTATCCCGCGATAGTCAGCGTACTATCTTTTTTTATTGGCGATGAACAGTTCAGTTGGTCAAAAGGCCTGGCACTGGGCATCTGTTTCTCAGGCTTGTTTTTTGTGCTGGGTGTATCGTTTGATAATATCAATACGTTTGGCTTTATCCTGGGGCTTGGGGCGGCGATAGTCTATGCCATTTATATTGTTGTTGGCAACAGGGTTCTGAAAAATACCGATCCGCTGGTTACTACCACCTATGTCTGCATTGCGGCAGCCCTGGTATTTGTACTCAGCGGTATCGCCACCAACACGCTGATTTTTAACCTGCCAGCCCAAGGGTGGCTGTCCATTATCGCCATCGCACTGCTGCCCACCATTGTCAGTATTATCGCCTTCTTTGCCGGATTGCTCCGTGTGGGCGCTACTAACACTTCCATTATCAGTACCCTGGAACCTGTCATTACCGTGCTGTTATCGGTGGCACTGCTTAATGAAAAAGTAACGCCGCAGCAAATAGGCGGCGGCGTACTAATACTTTTCGGTATATTGATTTTGCAGCTTTGGGCCGGAAATAAGGAAAAGCGGCCGAAAGAAATGAGCTGCGCTAATGACTGCTAAGAATAAGCCTTAAACTAATCTTTTTGCCGGTCCCGCAGCGCTCGCTCCATATCGCGTTTAGCATCCCGCTCGGCAAGGTCCTGGCGCTTGTCATAGGTATGTTTACCACTGGCCAGTCCCAGTTCTACCTTAACTTTGCCTCTGGTAAAATACAATTTGATCGGCACCAGGGTATAGCCTTTTTCTTTGGTTTTGCCAATTAATTTATTGATTTCATACCGGTGCATCAATAGTTTGCGGGTACGCAGCGGTTCATGGTTAAAGCGATTGCCCTGATCGTAAGGGCTGATATGCATATTGTGGAGCATAACCTCGGCATTATCAATGCGGGCGTAGGCATCCTTCAGGTTAGCTTTGCCGGCCCGGAGTGATTTAACTTCCGTGCCGGTAAGTGCAATCCCGGCCTCATAGGTTTCGTGAATATGATAATCGTGGCGGGCCTTCCGGTTTTCCGCCGCTATTTTTATGCCTGCTTCTTTGCTCACCGCTTGTCACCTCTTAGAATCCTGCTGATATGCATACCTATTGTAGCCGATTTACAGTCTTACGTCAATTGCTTTGCCTGGCTACTTTTTCGGCGCCCTGGGCTTTTTCGGTTTGGCAGCAGTAGAGGCAGTTTTCCTTTTTGCCGTACTTGTCCGGGTTTTGCTAGCGCTGCGCCTTGTTCCGGGGGTGCTGCGTTTTTGGTCTGAGACCTGATTGTCAATGGCTTGCAGCAAGTTGCCGGATTCGGCAAGGACATAGTCAATGGTCCGTTCTGCCGGATTGACTCTGGTAACAGTAATCCTGACACTATTGCCCAGCCGGTAGATTTTACTGGTACGCTCACCAATCAAGGCATATTGCTCTTCCACATACTGATAATAGTCATCCTGCAGGCTGGATACGCGCACCAAGCCTTCCACCCCATTTTCTATCTCAACAAAAAAGCCGAAGGCGGCAACACCGCTAATGATACCATCAAATTCCTGGCCGACAAACTGTGCCATGTACTCCACTTTTTTCAGGTCAACAGTTGCCCGCTCGGCTTCTGCGGCAGCCCGCTCGCGTTCTGAGGAATGCAGCGCAATCTCCGGCAGCATGACCGATAGTTTTTGCCGCCGTTTGGCCGAGATATCCCCTTTGGAAAAGGTCTCCCGGATAAGACGGTGAACAATTAAGTCCGGGTAACGCCGGATGGGTGAGGTAAAGTGGGTATAATAGGTGGCTGCCAGCCCAAAATGCCCCAGGTTTTCGGCATCATAGCGGGCCTGCTTCAGGGACCGCAGCACAACAGTACTGATAATACGTTCTTCCGGCCTGCCGGCAATCTTGCTAAGTACCCGTTGCAGCGCCATGGGCTCAATTTCCTGTGTCTTCGGCAAACGCTGGCCAAAGTTATTAAGCAACAGGTTGAGTCTGCTCATTTTTTCTTCGTCAGGTTCTTCATGCACCCGGAACATGGACGGCACACCCAGCCAGTGCATATGCTCTGCTACCGTTTCATTGGCCACAAGCATGAACTCTTCGATAATGGATTCGGCAATACTGCGAATCCTTTTTTCAATGGCAATCGGATGCCCTTCATCATCTAATTTTACTTTTATTTCCGGGAAATCAAAATCAATGGCGCCCCGGCGCATGCGGCGGTCCCGCAGAATCCGGCACAGGCGCTCCATCTGCTCTAAAGGACTGACCAGCTCGGCATACTTGTCCCGTAACACTTCGTCATGATCGGCCAGAATCTGCCGCACGATGTTGTAGGTCAGTCTGGTTTTGACTCTGATAACACTGGGGAATATTTCATGATTGACTACCTGACCCCGCCCGTCTATTTCCATTTGGGCCGACAGTGTCAGCCGGTCTTCCCCGGCATTCAGGCTGCAAATGCCGTTCGACAGCCGCGGCGGCAGCATGGGCAGTACCCTGTCAACCAGATACACGCTGGTGCCTCTGAGTCTGGCTTCATTGTCCAGCGGCGTATTTTCCCGCACATAATGACTGACATCGGCAATATGCACACCCAGCAGATAGTTCCCGTTTTTAAGGCGTTCGACATACACGGCATCGTCCAGGTCTTTGGCATCGTCACCGTCAATGGTCACAAGACCTAAGTCTCTCAGGTCGCGGCGGCCTAATAAATCCTCATCACTAATGGTGGTGGTGACGCGGGCGGCAGCCTTTTCGACATCGGGCGGAAACTCTGTCGGCAGATTATTGTTTTTGATAATGGAGAGTATCTCAATCCCCAGGTCGCCCTGCCGGCCTAACACTTCGATAACCCGGCCTGCCGCGCTTTTCTGCTTGTGCGGCCAGTCGGTAATCTCGACGACAACCTTGGAGCCGGTTTTAGCGCCGGCAAGTTCCTCTTTGGGAATAAAAATATCACGGCCAATGCGCCGGTCATCCGGCAAGACAAAGCCAAAATTACGGCTGGCTTCCAAAGTGCCCACGACCTTAGTATTGGCCCGGGTAACAATCCGGATAATCTCGCCTTCTACTGCTTTGCCGGACACATGCCGGTGGTGCATCCGCGCTACCACCCGGTCGCCATGCATGGCGCCGCCAATAGCGTCAGGGGGAATAAAAACGTCCGCCAGTTCCCGGTTTTCCGGTAAAATAAAGCCAAAACCCTTGGTTGTTGCGGAAAACTTGCCGACAACCAGATTCATACGCTCAGGCACACCATACTTGTTATAGCGGGTTTTTATGATCGCCGCTGCAGCCTCCAGCTTGTCCAATACCTGCCAAAATTCTTCCAGTTCTTTGCCGCGGATATTCATCCCGGCGGCTAAGTCCTCGGCCATAAGTGGTTTATAGGCTTCCTCCCGCATGAACTCCAGTATTCTGTCAGCTAAGTCCATATTATTCATCTCCTTTTACGGCAACCGTCGCTTTTCCTTCGGCCGTTACTGTTCCGTCCGGCAAACTAATGTTACCGGCTAGTTCATACATTTTTCCCCGTTGGCCGGTAATCCATCCACAGATGCGTAATTCCTGACCAATGGGAGTGGGATGCCGGAACCGTACTTCGAGCTTGGCCGTAACGGCGGTAAGGCCTTTGGCATACAAATAGCGCGCCATAATCTCGTCCAGCAGCGTGCTTACCAAACCGCCGTGCATAATGCCGCCATAGCCCTGATGCTCCGGACCGGGAGTAAAGGTTGATATATATGTGTCATTTTCTTCACGGAAGTCAAGTTTCAGCCCTATGGGATTATCCCGGCCGCAGGCAAAGCACCATTCATCATTTCTGTTCATCAACACACCTCTTCATTTTCCTATATACTATCCAGGTAAACCTGGAATTTTATAGCGTAAAAAATTGACTAATCTCCTGAAAAACAGTGTCACGTTCCCTGTCAAGGGTCACAATGTGACCTGAATTATTAAGCCATACCAGTTTTTTTCCGGTGCTTCCCAGATTATCATAGATATGCTGCGCACTCTCGGGCTTAACCGTGTGTTCTTTCTTTGATTGTACAACCAGTGTCGGTACGGTGATTGAAGGCAATAAGGCGTCAACCTCTTTTATGAGGGCAAGCAGGCTGGATAAGCTGCTGAGTGGCGTTACCTCATAGGTAATCGAATAGTCTTCGCCAATATCCGGCAGGCGCTTGCGCTTCTTGGGAACAAAATCGGTAAACAGGCGATACAAGGGCAGCAGGGGCAGTTGCTTGTTGGCAATATAGATGGGTGTACTAAGAACTGCCAGCCGCCTCAGCGGATATTCACTGGCCAGTTTCAAGGTCAAAAGCCCCCCCATGGACAACCCCACCGCCGAAACACTGCTGCATATTCCCGCTAATAAATGATAACCGTCCTCAACATTGCCATACCAGTGATTCCAGGTTGTTTTCGCCATTTCCCGGGGCGTTGTTCCATGCCCCGGCAGCCGGGGCGCTAATACAGTATAGCCTAACTTATGTAAATATTCTCCTGCCAAGCGCATCTCTGACGGCGCTCCGGTAAAACCATGTACCAAAAGTACACCCTGTTCACCACCAGGCAGAAAAAAAGGTTCAGATCCTGGCATAATAGCCAATTCAAACTCCCCCATTGAACAATTACTACTAGTATTTCCGGCCGGCCGCACTGACAAACGCTTCAAATAATGCAAGCATGGCCGGATTGCTGTCAATCATTAGTTCAGGATGCCATTGAACGCCCACCGCAAAAGCGGCTGTTTCATGCTCAATGGCTTCGATAATTCCATCCTTGGCCCGTGCGCTCACGGTAAGCCCGCGGCCAGCGCTCTTGACGGCCTGATGATGGAAGCTGTTGGTCATAACTTTGTCCCCTAATATCGTGGCTAATTTGCAGCCAGGCTCCAGCAAAACGGTATGTCCGGCATAATCGGCAGGAGAATTCTGGTCATGCTGAATAGTGGCTTCATCTGCCGATAAATGCTGATAAATAGTGCCGCCTGACGCGATGGCCAGCACCTGGCAGCCCCGGCAAATGCCCAGTACCGGCTTATCTGCCTTCAGTGCCAAAGCGACAAGCAGCAATTCATGCGTGTCGCGCTCAGGGATGACTTTACCCAGTGCCGGCACCGGCTCTTCCCCAAACAGCTGTGGCTGCATATCGCCACCTCCGGTGAGCAGCAGGCCGTCCATTGCAGCCAGTTGTTGCTCAATGGCTGACTGCTCGGTAATAATTGGCAGCAACACAGGCACCCCGCCGGCGCTAAGTATCGACCGGACATAGGCATCACTGACAAATTGCCGTTTGGTGCCGGCCATGATCCCGCCTTCTGTCACAAACTGGTTGGCAGTAATACCAATCAGCGGTTTGCGCATATCGCTTCACCTCACCACCTATTTTACTTATACTATTATACCATTATCTCCCACAGAAAGAAAACAAACGCGAGAAGCGGTTTTACTTTTGGCATCGCCCCGTAAGCAGAAAACCAAGTTATTAGGAGAGAAGTTCCTTTAGATTAAAAAAACGCCAAGCTACAATAGCTTGGCGTTTCATCATTAGATTTTAGAAGAAAAGCAGCGGAGCAATAATAAGTGAAATAGTACCGGCAACTTTAATCAGCGGGTTCATGGCAGGACCGGAAGTATCTTTGAACGGGTCACCAACCGTGTCGCCGATAACTGCGGCAGCATGGGCAGGAGTACCTTTACCGCCTAATTTGCCTGTCTCAATCCATTTCTTGGCATTGTCCCAGGCGCCGCCGGCGTTGGACATAAAGAGAGCCAGCAGCACACCGGCAGCAGTAGCACCGGCCAGGAAGCCTGCCAGCGCTTTCGCGCCAAGTACGAAACCAACCAGAATCGGAGAACCTACGGCAAAGAGACCAGGCAGCATCATTTCACGGATAGCGGCTTTAGTGCTGATATCCACGCAGCTGGCATAGTCAGGACGGCCTGTGCCTTCCATAATGCCGGGGATTTCACGGAACTGACGGCGAACTTCACCAATCATTTCAAAGGCAGCTTTACCAACTGCTTCCATAGTAAAAGCACACACCAGGAACGGCAGGGTCGCGCCCAGGAAGATACCAATAATAACAGCCGGTTCGGTCAGGTTGATTACCAGATGGCCATTAACCAGAAGACCGGACAGTTTGGGGTTTTTAGCTATTTCTTCACCAAACGCGGTGAACAAGGCCAGGGCGGTAAGCGCCGCCGAGCCAATGGCAAAACCTTTGGCAATAGCCGCAGTGGTGTTACCAACCGCATCCAGCTTGTCAGTGGTTTTACGGATTTCAGGTCCAAGTTCAGCCATTTCGGCAATACCACCGGCATTATCGGCTACCGGACCGAAGGAGTCAACAGCAACAACCATGCCTGCTGTGCACAGCATGCCCATGGCTGCCATAGCAATACCATAGATACCGGCTGCACTGTAGGCAACCCAGATAGCAACGGCAAATACCAGCATCGGCAGTGCGGTACTTCTCAGACCGCAGGCAATACCGGCAATAACGTTGGTAGCCGGACCGGTTTGGGAAGCATCGGCAATGTGTTGTGTGGGAGGCTTGTTATTGGAAGTATAGTATTCGGTAATAGCGCCAACAAGTACGTTAACCGCCAGACCGCAAATAACCGCAATCGTAATGCCCATAGCCTGAGCCGGGAACATCATGCTGGCAAAACCATAGGTAGCAAAAGCCACCAGGATATTGGTGCCCCAGATACCTCTGTTTAAGGCCGCCTGAGGGTCGCCGTCTTCACTGGTTCTAACCAGGAAGGTGCTGACAATGGATGCAAAAATACCGGCCGCACCGATAACCAGCGGGAACAGTACACCATTGATATCGCCTTTGAACACAGTTTGACCGATAAGCATAGCGGCAATAGCGGTAGCCGCATAGGATTCGAATAGGTCGGCACCCATGCCGGCGGTGTCGCCAACATTATCACCGACATTGTCAGCAATAACAGCCGGATTACGGGGATCATCCTCCGGAATGCCTGCTTCTACCTTACCGACCAGGTCAGCGCCAACGTCGGCTGCTTTGGTAAAGATACCGCCGCCGACACGGGCAAAGAAAGCGATAGCACTTGCGCCAAACGCAAAGCTGTTAATAACAACAGGGTCTTTGAAGATTATGTATAGACCGGATACACCTAAAAGTCCTAAACCGGCAACCGACATACCCATTACCGCACCGGCGCGGAAAGAAACACTCAGCGCCTTGTTCAGGCTGTGACGGGCCGCTTCGGTGGTACGGGCGTTGGATTTGGTGGTTGAGGTCATACCCACATAACCGGCAATGGCCGAACAAACGGCACCTACCAGAAAGGATACAGCCAATTTGTAACCGTCGATGTAAAATAGAATTAAGAAAATAACGATAGTAAACGGAATAAGTGTTTTGTACTGACGATTAAGGAAGGCCATAGCACCTTCAAAAATAGCCTGAGAGATGTCCTGCATTTTTTGATTGCCAGGGCTTTCTCTTAAAACGCTGGCCATCAAATACGCAGCAAAAGCCAGTGCGACAATACCTGCCACCGGCGCAAAGTACAATAAATCCATTGTTAACTTTTCCTCCTTTGAAATAAACCCCTCAAAAATACCCCAATATGCCGGATAGTATCCAGCCATTGAGGTTAGTGACGCTACTGCATCAATTTAACCAAAATCAATGTTACTATTCCAAACAAAGTGGCGAGGATAATGGTTGCCTTTGCCAGAATTCCATCAAGGCCCTTACCTTTACCACCGAAAATAGATTCGGCTCCCCCGGCAATCGAACCCGATAAACCCGCGCTCTTCCCCGACTGCAACACTACAACGGCAATTAATGCAATCGAAAGTATGCCTTCCAAAATCATCAGTCCTGTTATCACTTCTTAACCCCCCTCACGACTGATACCGTTATTTCTTGTTGCCAAATCACGTTGCCAAGGCATAACAACATTCTAACACACTCCAGGATGCTTGACAATTATCTAGTCGATTTTTTCACATATTTGCTACAATATTTTACCCAAAATTTTCAAAAATAAACAGCCGGGGGTACCGGCTGTCTTTCCATACTGTTTTACGCCTTAACGGAGGTGAGAACCGGTTAGGGAAAATCGGGATGCAGGTCGGCGTTAACGACATGCGTATTCATGCGGCTGGTGCAGCCAAACCGGCCTTCCTGCTGCTGAATGACTTCCATATTGGAACTGCCGCAATGCTCGCAGATATGCTTATTCAGGCACTCCATCAAATCTTCTTCACACTCATACAGATAACCGCAGTCACTGCATCGAATAAAATATCCCTTCGGCATAATGAGTTCACCTCCTTCCGGCGCGAACTTATCTTAGGTTATAAAAGACCTTGCGGCCGCGATACTGAGCAAGATCACCCAATTGCTCTTCAATCCGGAGCAATTGATTGTATTTTGCCACCCGGTCGGTACGGGCCGGAGCACCGGTTTTAATTTGACCGGCATTAACGGCTACGGCAATATCGGCAATAGTGGCATCCTCGGTTTCACCCGAACGGTGGGAGATAACACAAGTGTAGCCGGCCCGCTTCGCCATTTCGATAGTGTCAAAGGTTTCGGTCAGGGTGCCGATTTGATTTACTTTAACCAAAATGGAGTTAGCGGTTCTGGTGGCAATTCCCTGGCTCAGGCGCTCGACATTGGTTACAAATAAATCGTCGCCGACCAGCTGCACTTTGCCGCCCAAACGTTCTGTCAGCAGCTTCCAGCCATCCCAATCGTCTTCAGACATTCCGTCTTCAATCGAAATGATCGGATATTTTTCAACTAACTGACTATAGTATTCCACCATTTCAGCCGGAGTTTTCACAACACCTTCGCCTTCGAGATGGTAATTTCCGTCTTTAAAAATTTCCGTGGCAGCCACATCAAGTCCCAGCATAATTTGTTCACCCGGTTTGTAACCGGCAGCTTCAATCGCCTCAATGATAACTTTAAGCGCTTCTTCATTGGAAGACAGATTCGGAGCAAAACCGCCTTCATCGCCGACAGCAGTAGCTAAACCGCGGCTGCCAAGCACTTTTTTGAGACTGTGATAAATTTCCGAACCCATGCGGAGAGCTTCGGCAAAGCTGTCTGCGCCTACCGGCAAAATCATGAATTCCTGAACATCGACATTATTGTCGGCATGTTTGCCGCCGTTGAGGATGTTCATCATCGGCACCGGCACTTCTTTGGCGTTAGCGCCGCCGAGGTATTGATACAGGGTAAGCCCGGAAGCGGCTGCCGCTGCTTTAGCTACCGCCATGGATACGCCCAGAATGGCGTTAGCGCCTAACTTGGCTTTGTTGGGTGTACCGTCAAGTTCCAGCATGGCTTGGTCAATACCGATTTGGTCAAGCGCATCCATGCCGATAATTTCCGGAGTAATAATTTCGTTTACATTCTCGACAGCCTTCAGTACGCCTTTTCCCTGATAACGGCTTTTATCACCGTCACGCAGTTCCACCGCTTCATAAGCGCCGGTGGATGCCCCTGAAGGAACAGCGGCGCGGCCCATGGTGCCGTCTTCTAACAGTACATCGACTTCTACGGTCGGATTGCCGCGGGAATCCATAATTTCTCTGGCTAAAACATCAACAATGGTTGTAGACATGTGTTTTCCTCCTGCATATTTATTTGGCTAACAGACTTTTGCCGGTCATTTCCGCCGGCTGAGCAATACCGGCCAGCGCTAAAATCGTCGGGGAAATATCGGCCAGGATCCCCTCACGCAGGCTGGCGCCCCGGTGGGCTTCCGAAACCAGAATAAAGGGCACCCGGTTGGTGGTGTGGGCGGTAAAGGCTTCCCCGGTTACCGGATCACGCATAACCTCCGCATTGCCGTGGTCGGCCGTAATCAGCGTAATCCCGCCCCGTTCGCGCATCGCCCCGGCCACGCGGCCGACACACTGGTCAACCGTTGTTACCGCACTGGTCGCGGCCTCCAGCACACCGGTATGGCCTACCATATCGCCATTGGCATAGTTAAGAATGATAAGGTCATATTTACCGGATTTTATGGCGTCAACTACCTTGTCGGTAACTTCAGGTGCGCTCATTTCCGGCTGTAAATCATAGGTGGCTACTTTCGGTGAAGGAATAAGCAGCCGTTCTTCGCCGGCAAAAGGCTGTTCCTCGCCGCCATTAAAGAAGTAGGTAACATGAGCATATTTTTCCGTTTCGGCAATACGCAGTTGAGTATAACCGGCCCGG
Proteins encoded in this window:
- a CDS encoding DMT family transporter; translated protein: MKQQHTGMLLVATSAAGFATLAIFIKFAYAAGANTITILAGRFVLASICLALILKLRGTPLTIEKSLMKRLFLLGGLGYGAMSMLFALAVIYLPASLAAMLLYTYPAIVSVLSFFIGDEQFSWSKGLALGICFSGLFFVLGVSFDNINTFGFILGLGAAIVYAIYIVVGNRVLKNTDPLVTTTYVCIAAALVFVLSGIATNTLIFNLPAQGWLSIIAIALLPTIVSIIAFFAGLLRVGATNTSIISTLEPVITVLLSVALLNEKVTPQQIGGGVLILFGILILQLWAGNKEKRPKEMSCANDC
- the smpB gene encoding SsrA-binding protein SmpB, with amino-acid sequence MSKEAGIKIAAENRKARHDYHIHETYEAGIALTGTEVKSLRAGKANLKDAYARIDNAEVMLHNMHISPYDQGNRFNHEPLRTRKLLMHRYEINKLIGKTKEKGYTLVPIKLYFTRGKVKVELGLASGKHTYDKRQDLAERDAKRDMERALRDRQKD
- the rnr gene encoding ribonuclease R, with amino-acid sequence MDLADRILEFMREEAYKPLMAEDLAAGMNIRGKELEEFWQVLDKLEAAAAIIKTRYNKYGVPERMNLVVGKFSATTKGFGFILPENRELADVFIPPDAIGGAMHGDRVVARMHHRHVSGKAVEGEIIRIVTRANTKVVGTLEASRNFGFVLPDDRRIGRDIFIPKEELAGAKTGSKVVVEITDWPHKQKSAAGRVIEVLGRQGDLGIEILSIIKNNNLPTEFPPDVEKAAARVTTTISDEDLLGRRDLRDLGLVTIDGDDAKDLDDAVYVERLKNGNYLLGVHIADVSHYVRENTPLDNEARLRGTSVYLVDRVLPMLPPRLSNGICSLNAGEDRLTLSAQMEIDGRGQVVNHEIFPSVIRVKTRLTYNIVRQILADHDEVLRDKYAELVSPLEQMERLCRILRDRRMRRGAIDFDFPEIKVKLDDEGHPIAIEKRIRSIAESIIEEFMLVANETVAEHMHWLGVPSMFRVHEEPDEEKMSRLNLLLNNFGQRLPKTQEIEPMALQRVLSKIAGRPEERIISTVVLRSLKQARYDAENLGHFGLAATYYTHFTSPIRRYPDLIVHRLIRETFSKGDISAKRRQKLSVMLPEIALHSSERERAAAEAERATVDLKKVEYMAQFVGQEFDGIISGVAAFGFFVEIENGVEGLVRVSSLQDDYYQYVEEQYALIGERTSKIYRLGNSVRITVTRVNPAERTIDYVLAESGNLLQAIDNQVSDQKRSTPGTRRSASKTRTSTAKRKTASTAAKPKKPRAPKK
- a CDS encoding PaaI family thioesterase; protein product: MNRNDEWCFACGRDNPIGLKLDFREENDTYISTFTPGPEHQGYGGIMHGGLVSTLLDEIMARYLYAKGLTAVTAKLEVRFRHPTPIGQELRICGWITGQRGKMYELAGNISLPDGTVTAEGKATVAVKGDE
- a CDS encoding alpha/beta hydrolase, producing the protein MAIMPGSEPFFLPGGEQGVLLVHGFTGAPSEMRLAGEYLHKLGYTVLAPRLPGHGTTPREMAKTTWNHWYGNVEDGYHLLAGICSSVSAVGLSMGGLLTLKLASEYPLRRLAVLSTPIYIANKQLPLLPLYRLFTDFVPKKRKRLPDIGEDYSITYEVTPLSSLSSLLALIKEVDALLPSITVPTLVVQSKKEHTVKPESAQHIYDNLGSTGKKLVWLNNSGHIVTLDRERDTVFQEISQFFTL
- a CDS encoding gamma-glutamyl-gamma-aminobutyrate hydrolase family protein, whose protein sequence is MRKPLIGITANQFVTEGGIMAGTKRQFVSDAYVRSILSAGGVPVLLPIITEQSAIEQQLAAMDGLLLTGGGDMQPQLFGEEPVPALGKVIPERDTHELLLVALALKADKPVLGICRGCQVLAIASGGTIYQHLSADEATIQHDQNSPADYAGHTVLLEPGCKLATILGDKVMTNSFHHQAVKSAGRGLTVSARAKDGIIEAIEHETAAFAVGVQWHPELMIDSNPAMLALFEAFVSAAGRKY
- a CDS encoding sodium-translocating pyrophosphatase; the encoded protein is MDLLYFAPVAGIVALAFAAYLMASVLRESPGNQKMQDISQAIFEGAMAFLNRQYKTLIPFTIVIFLILFYIDGYKLAVSFLVGAVCSAIAGYVGMTSTTKSNARTTEAARHSLNKALSVSFRAGAVMGMSVAGLGLLGVSGLYIIFKDPVVINSFAFGASAIAFFARVGGGIFTKAADVGADLVGKVEAGIPEDDPRNPAVIADNVGDNVGDTAGMGADLFESYAATAIAAMLIGQTVFKGDINGVLFPLVIGAAGIFASIVSTFLVRTSEDGDPQAALNRGIWGTNILVAFATYGFASMMFPAQAMGITIAVICGLAVNVLVGAITEYYTSNNKPPTQHIADASQTGPATNVIAGIACGLRSTALPMLVFAVAIWVAYSAAGIYGIAMAAMGMLCTAGMVVAVDSFGPVADNAGGIAEMAELGPEIRKTTDKLDAVGNTTAAIAKGFAIGSAALTALALFTAFGEEIAKNPKLSGLLVNGHLVINLTEPAVIIGIFLGATLPFLVCAFTMEAVGKAAFEMIGEVRRQFREIPGIMEGTGRPDYASCVDISTKAAIREMMLPGLFAVGSPILVGFVLGAKALAGFLAGATAAGVLLALFMSNAGGAWDNAKKWIETGKLGGKGTPAHAAAVIGDTVGDPFKDTSGPAMNPLIKVAGTISLIIAPLLFF
- the secG gene encoding preprotein translocase subunit SecG, with product MITGLMILEGILSIALIAVVVLQSGKSAGLSGSIAGGAESIFGGKGKGLDGILAKATIILATLFGIVTLILVKLMQ
- the eno gene encoding phosphopyruvate hydratase; its protein translation is MSTTIVDVLAREIMDSRGNPTVEVDVLLEDGTMGRAAVPSGASTGAYEAVELRDGDKSRYQGKGVLKAVENVNEIITPEIIGMDALDQIGIDQAMLELDGTPNKAKLGANAILGVSMAVAKAAAAASGLTLYQYLGGANAKEVPVPMMNILNGGKHADNNVDVQEFMILPVGADSFAEALRMGSEIYHSLKKVLGSRGLATAVGDEGGFAPNLSSNEEALKVIIEAIEAAGYKPGEQIMLGLDVAATEIFKDGNYHLEGEGVVKTPAEMVEYYSQLVEKYPIISIEDGMSEDDWDGWKLLTERLGGKVQLVGDDLFVTNVERLSQGIATRTANSILVKVNQIGTLTETFDTIEMAKRAGYTCVISHRSGETEDATIADIAVAVNAGQIKTGAPARTDRVAKYNQLLRIEEQLGDLAQYRGRKVFYNLR